A window from bacterium encodes these proteins:
- a CDS encoding Hsp20/alpha crystallin family protein: MATERESRLSRIDPSFDLEPFFGGSGMGRLMEGMFGRPSGRTGAWLPAVDVNESDEAFVVTAELPGAKSEDITVEGHGDLLTIRGEKRSEREEEDEHRRLIERSYGSFSRSFTLPPTADGDRVEANFKDGVLTITIPKQAEHKPRTVPIQS; this comes from the coding sequence ATGGCAACCGAAAGAGAATCCAGACTGTCGCGGATCGATCCCAGCTTCGACCTTGAGCCGTTCTTCGGGGGCTCGGGAATGGGTCGCCTGATGGAGGGAATGTTTGGCCGCCCCAGTGGGCGAACGGGGGCTTGGCTCCCGGCGGTGGATGTGAATGAGAGCGATGAGGCGTTCGTCGTGACGGCGGAGCTTCCCGGAGCGAAGAGCGAGGACATCACCGTCGAGGGTCACGGCGACTTGCTCACGATCCGCGGAGAGAAGCGCAGCGAACGCGAGGAAGAGGACGAGCATCGGCGTCTCATCGAGCGCAGCTACGGCTCTTTCAGTCGCTCTTTCACGCTCCCGCCCACGGCAGATGGCGATCGCGTGGAAGCGAACTTCAAGGATGGCGTGCTCACGATCACGATCCCCAAGCAAGCGGA